The Stappia sp. genome window below encodes:
- a CDS encoding bifunctional 2-C-methyl-D-erythritol 4-phosphate cytidylyltransferase/2-C-methyl-D-erythritol 2,4-cyclodiphosphate synthase, with amino-acid sequence MTDTDHADTPPSPIVAALVVAAGRGTRIGGADGPKQYRKIGGKPILRHTLEALAAAPDIDVLQVVIHPDDRPLYDAAVAGFDAPADLRPPVTGGATRQQSVLEGLRALSAAAPDFVLIHDAARPFVTRTVVAACVEALAAGHPAAIAATAVADTLKQVTPDGMGIAGTVDRSRLRAAQTPQGFAFATILAAHERAAEAGETGLTDDAAVAEWAGHPVVFTAGDPANVKITSPEDLMHAGRHCQLEAMAALSDIRMASAYDVHAFEPGDHVMLGGIAIPHTRGLKGHSDADVVLHALTDAVLAALCDGDIGHHFPPSDPQWRGASSDRFLAFAADRVRARAGMIAHLDATIVCETPKIGPHREAMRARIAGICGLPVGRVSVKATTSERLGFTGRREGIAALASATLRLPWSEAEMDDGTQDETRS; translated from the coding sequence ATGACCGACACAGACCACGCCGACACGCCGCCCTCGCCCATCGTCGCCGCGCTGGTGGTCGCGGCCGGGCGCGGGACGCGGATCGGCGGGGCGGACGGGCCGAAGCAATATCGCAAGATCGGCGGAAAGCCTATCCTTCGCCACACGCTGGAGGCCCTGGCCGCCGCCCCGGACATCGACGTGCTGCAGGTGGTGATACACCCGGACGACCGGCCGCTCTATGACGCCGCCGTCGCCGGCTTCGACGCCCCGGCGGACCTGCGCCCGCCGGTGACGGGCGGGGCGACGCGTCAGCAGTCGGTGCTTGAAGGTCTGCGCGCGCTTTCCGCAGCCGCGCCGGATTTCGTTCTGATCCACGACGCGGCGCGACCATTCGTCACGCGGACGGTGGTTGCGGCCTGTGTCGAGGCCCTTGCCGCCGGTCATCCGGCCGCGATTGCCGCCACCGCCGTCGCCGATACGCTCAAACAGGTGACGCCGGACGGGATGGGGATCGCCGGCACCGTCGACCGCAGCCGATTGCGCGCGGCCCAGACGCCGCAGGGATTTGCCTTCGCCACGATCCTCGCCGCGCACGAGCGGGCCGCAGAGGCCGGCGAAACGGGCCTGACGGACGATGCGGCCGTCGCCGAATGGGCCGGGCATCCGGTCGTCTTCACCGCCGGCGATCCGGCCAATGTCAAGATCACGTCCCCGGAGGATCTGATGCACGCCGGGCGTCACTGTCAGCTGGAGGCCATGGCCGCCCTGTCCGATATCCGCATGGCGAGCGCCTACGACGTGCACGCCTTCGAGCCGGGCGACCACGTGATGCTCGGTGGCATCGCGATCCCGCACACGCGCGGGCTGAAGGGACACTCCGACGCGGATGTCGTGCTGCATGCCCTCACCGATGCCGTTCTCGCCGCCCTGTGCGACGGCGATATCGGCCATCATTTTCCGCCGAGCGACCCGCAATGGCGCGGCGCCTCCTCCGACCGCTTCCTCGCCTTCGCCGCCGACCGGGTGCGGGCCCGCGCCGGCATGATCGCGCATCTGGATGCCACCATCGTCTGCGAGACGCCGAAGATCGGCCCGCATCGCGAGGCCATGCGCGCCCGCATCGCCGGGATCTGCGGCCTTCCGGTCGGGCGCGTGTCGGTCAAGGCCACGACGTCGGAACGGCTCGGTTTCACCGGGCGCCGCGAGGGCATCGCGGCCCTTGCCTCCGCCACCCTGCGTTTGCCATGGTCCGAGGCAGAGATGGACGACGGCACGCAGGACGAGACCCGCTCATGA
- a CDS encoding nitrogen regulation protein NR(II): MTPSARAGEARSVSTAILDALPHPVMLVDRQGCIAQANTAAESFFGASLQVLSRHPLSHFVPFGSPLLLLIAQVRDRGAPVNEYKVDISTPRIGSEKIVDIIASPVTDAPGAVMLMLQERGMAEKIDRQLTSRGAARTVSGLATMLAHEIKNPLSGIRGAAQLLEASAAEEDRPLTRLIMDEADRVVKLVDRMEVFSDERPIEREPVNIHVVLDHVQRLAQSGFAREVPIAVDYDPSLPMVHANRDQLVQVFLNLIKNATEAVAGVTGGEITLTTAYRPGIRLSVPGSRERVSLPLEFCVRDNGPGVPDDLLSHLFDPFVTTKANGSGLGLALVAKIIGDHGGVIECDSQPGRTVFRILMPAYATQAGT, encoded by the coding sequence ATGACGCCTTCAGCCCGCGCCGGCGAGGCCCGGTCCGTTTCGACCGCCATTCTCGACGCCCTGCCGCATCCGGTGATGCTGGTCGACCGGCAGGGATGCATCGCGCAGGCCAACACCGCCGCCGAGAGCTTCTTCGGCGCGAGCCTCCAGGTGCTCAGCCGTCATCCGCTGTCGCATTTCGTGCCCTTCGGCAGTCCGCTGCTGCTGCTGATCGCCCAGGTGCGCGATCGCGGCGCGCCGGTGAACGAATACAAGGTCGACATCAGCACGCCGCGCATCGGGTCGGAGAAGATCGTCGACATCATCGCCTCGCCGGTCACGGATGCGCCGGGCGCCGTCATGCTGATGCTGCAGGAGCGCGGCATGGCGGAGAAGATCGACCGCCAGCTCACGTCGCGCGGGGCGGCGCGCACCGTGTCGGGCCTTGCCACCATGCTGGCGCATGAGATCAAGAACCCGCTGTCGGGCATTCGCGGCGCGGCGCAGCTTCTGGAAGCCTCGGCGGCCGAGGAGGATCGCCCGCTGACCCGGCTGATCATGGACGAGGCCGACCGGGTGGTGAAGCTGGTCGACCGGATGGAGGTGTTTTCCGACGAGCGTCCCATCGAGCGCGAGCCGGTCAACATCCACGTGGTGCTCGACCATGTGCAGCGTCTGGCGCAATCGGGCTTCGCCCGCGAGGTGCCGATCGCCGTCGACTACGACCCCTCGCTGCCGATGGTCCATGCCAACCGCGACCAGCTGGTGCAGGTGTTTCTCAACCTGATCAAGAACGCGACGGAGGCCGTCGCCGGCGTCACCGGCGGCGAGATCACGCTGACCACCGCCTATCGCCCGGGCATCCGCCTGTCGGTGCCGGGCTCGCGCGAGCGCGTCAGCCTGCCGCTGGAGTTCTGCGTGCGCGACAACGGTCCAGGCGTTCCCGACGATCTGCTGTCGCATCTCTTCGACCCCTTCGTGACCACCAAGGCGAACGGCTCCGGGCTCGGCCTCGCGCTGGTCGCCAAGATCATCGGCGACCACGGCGGCGTGATCGAATGCGACAGCCAGCCGGGGCGCACCGTCTTTCGCATCCTGATGCCGGCCTACGCGACACAGGCCGGAACCTGA
- a CDS encoding CinA family protein has protein sequence MTDTSSLLAQAEAVLRRYTEAGLTLATAESCTGGLIAALLTELSGASAVVERGFVTYSNDAKTELLGVPADMIAAHGAVSREVAMAMAEGALAASRADAAVSVTGIAGPGGGSQAKPVGLVHFGFARKGRPVRHVERRFGALGRGEIRQAAVAQALEGLLHLID, from the coding sequence ATGACCGATACCAGCTCCCTGCTTGCGCAGGCCGAGGCCGTTTTGCGCCGCTACACGGAGGCGGGTCTGACCCTCGCCACGGCGGAAAGCTGCACCGGCGGGTTGATCGCCGCGCTGCTAACGGAGCTGTCCGGCGCCTCCGCCGTCGTCGAGCGGGGCTTCGTCACCTATTCGAACGACGCGAAGACCGAGCTCCTCGGCGTGCCGGCCGACATGATCGCCGCCCATGGCGCGGTGAGCCGCGAGGTCGCGATGGCCATGGCCGAAGGCGCGCTCGCCGCCTCGCGGGCCGATGCGGCGGTGTCCGTTACGGGGATCGCCGGGCCCGGCGGCGGCTCACAGGCGAAGCCGGTCGGGCTGGTGCATTTCGGCTTCGCCCGCAAGGGGCGGCCCGTCCGGCACGTCGAGCGGCGCTTCGGCGCGCTTGGACGCGGCGAGATCCGCCAAGCCGCCGTGGCGCAGGCCCTCGAAGGTCTGTTGCATTTGATCGATTGA
- the dusB gene encoding tRNA dihydrouridine synthase DusB: MSIEDRAAIRTDLRIGALPIAGRAFLAPMSGVTDVPFRRLAHRFGAGLVVSEMVACEQLADGHPETRLRSEGVDGALHVVQLAGREARWMREGARLAQAAGADIIDINMGCPAKKVTSGYSGSALMRDLDHALTLIEATVEAVDVPVTLKMRLGWDHDSLNAPDLAARAEAAGVRMVTVHGRTRCQFYKGSADWDAIRAVRERISVPLVANGDCRSTEDAREMMARSGADAVMIGRAAYGRPWLVGQIAAELAGARAPATPVGAEKADLVCEHVELMLGHYGAQKGLRLARKHIAWYLDDTRPAMPADLRKAVLTATDAGFVLSTLHRFVAQGAVEAAA, from the coding sequence ATGAGCATAGAAGATCGAGCCGCGATCCGGACTGACCTGCGCATCGGCGCCCTCCCGATTGCCGGCCGCGCCTTCCTGGCGCCGATGTCGGGCGTGACGGACGTTCCCTTCCGGCGGCTGGCGCATCGCTTCGGCGCCGGGCTGGTCGTGTCGGAAATGGTCGCCTGCGAGCAATTGGCCGACGGCCACCCGGAGACGCGCCTGCGCAGCGAGGGCGTCGACGGCGCCTTGCACGTGGTGCAGCTCGCCGGCCGCGAGGCGCGGTGGATGCGCGAGGGCGCGCGTCTGGCGCAGGCCGCCGGCGCCGACATCATCGACATCAACATGGGCTGCCCGGCCAAGAAGGTGACCTCGGGCTATTCCGGCTCCGCGCTGATGCGCGATCTCGATCATGCGCTGACGCTGATCGAGGCGACGGTCGAGGCCGTCGACGTGCCCGTCACGCTCAAGATGCGGCTCGGCTGGGATCATGACAGCCTGAACGCGCCCGATCTCGCCGCGCGGGCGGAAGCCGCCGGCGTGCGCATGGTGACCGTGCACGGGCGCACCCGCTGCCAGTTCTACAAGGGTTCGGCCGACTGGGACGCGATCCGCGCGGTGCGCGAGCGGATTTCCGTGCCGCTGGTCGCCAACGGCGACTGCCGCTCCACGGAAGATGCACGCGAGATGATGGCGCGCTCCGGCGCCGACGCGGTGATGATCGGCCGCGCCGCCTACGGCCGGCCCTGGCTCGTCGGGCAGATCGCGGCGGAGCTTGCCGGAGCCCGGGCCCCGGCGACGCCGGTCGGCGCGGAGAAGGCCGATCTCGTCTGCGAGCACGTGGAGTTGATGCTCGGACACTATGGCGCGCAGAAGGGCCTGCGGCTCGCCCGCAAGCACATCGCCTGGTATCTCGACGACACGCGGCCCGCGATGCCGGCCGACCTGCGCAAGGCGGTTCTGACGGCGACGGACGCCGGCTTCGTCCTGTCCACGCTGCACCGCTTTGTCGCGCAGGGCGCGGTGGAGGCGGCGGCATGA
- a CDS encoding sigma-54 dependent transcriptional regulator, whose translation MAYDILVVDDEADIRDLIAGILDDEGYATRTAADSDAALAAIQERRPSLVVLDIWLQGSRLDGLDLLDVIREQDPDLPVIIISGHGNIETAVSAIKRGAYDYIEKPFKTDRLVLVTERALEASSLKREIRQLKQRSADAPDLLGESSAINQLRTTIERVAPTNSRVLITGPSGSGKELTARTLHAMSQRAKSPFVVINAATITPERMEEELFGIEDADGRIRKVGAMEEAHGGTLYIDEVADMPHETQSKILRVLVDQTFSRVGGVGKVSVDIRILSSSARNLEQEIAEARFREDLFHRLGVVPLHVPPLAERREDIPLLVQFFMEQISVASGLPMRRIGEDAMAVLQAHDWPGNVRQLRNNVERLMILTRADPEAVITADLLPGEIGADVPSLPTNGGGEHLMALPLRDAREMFERDYLQAQIKRFGGNVSRTAEFVGMERSALHRKLKSLGLT comes from the coding sequence ATGGCTTATGATATTCTGGTAGTCGATGACGAGGCGGACATTCGCGATCTGATCGCCGGTATTCTCGACGACGAGGGCTATGCGACCCGAACGGCCGCCGACAGCGACGCGGCGCTGGCCGCGATCCAGGAGCGCCGGCCCTCGCTCGTGGTGCTCGACATCTGGCTGCAGGGCAGCCGGCTCGACGGGCTCGACCTGCTCGACGTCATTCGCGAACAGGATCCCGACCTGCCGGTGATCATCATTTCCGGCCACGGCAACATCGAGACCGCCGTCTCCGCGATCAAGCGCGGGGCCTATGACTACATCGAAAAGCCGTTCAAGACGGACCGGCTGGTGCTGGTCACCGAGCGCGCCCTGGAAGCCTCGTCGCTGAAGCGCGAGATCCGCCAGCTCAAGCAGCGCAGCGCCGACGCGCCGGACCTTCTCGGCGAAAGCAGCGCGATCAACCAGTTGCGGACCACCATCGAGCGTGTCGCACCGACCAACAGCCGGGTGCTGATCACCGGTCCCTCCGGCTCGGGCAAGGAACTGACCGCGCGCACCCTGCACGCCATGTCGCAGCGCGCGAAAAGCCCCTTCGTCGTGATCAACGCCGCCACCATCACGCCGGAGCGGATGGAGGAGGAACTCTTCGGGATCGAGGACGCGGACGGGCGCATTCGCAAGGTCGGCGCGATGGAAGAGGCGCATGGCGGCACGCTCTACATCGACGAAGTCGCCGACATGCCGCACGAGACGCAGAGCAAGATCCTGCGCGTGCTGGTCGACCAGACCTTCAGCCGGGTCGGCGGGGTCGGCAAGGTCAGCGTCGACATCCGCATCCTGTCGTCGAGCGCCCGCAACCTGGAGCAGGAGATCGCCGAGGCCCGGTTCCGGGAGGATCTTTTCCACCGGCTCGGTGTCGTGCCGCTGCATGTGCCGCCGCTCGCCGAGCGGCGCGAGGACATTCCGCTGCTGGTGCAGTTCTTCATGGAGCAGATCTCGGTGGCGTCCGGCCTGCCCATGCGGCGCATCGGCGAAGACGCGATGGCCGTGCTTCAGGCGCATGACTGGCCGGGCAATGTCCGCCAGTTGCGCAACAACGTCGAAAGGCTGATGATCCTGACCCGGGCGGATCCGGAAGCCGTGATCACCGCCGATCTGCTGCCGGGCGAGATCGGGGCGGACGTGCCGAGCCTGCCGACCAACGGCGGGGGCGAGCATCTGATGGCCCTGCCGCTGCGCGATGCGCGCGAGATGTTCGAGCGCGACTATCTGCAGGCGCAGATCAAGCGCTTCGGCGGCAACGTCTCGCGCACGGCCGAATTCGTCGGGATGGAGCGCTCCGCGCTGCACCGCAAGCTCAAGTCCCTCGGACTGACCTGA
- a CDS encoding type II toxin-antitoxin system RatA family toxin, with product MPSFQTTHKVGHSAEDMFALVADVEKYPEFVPLCEALHVRGRRDLDGGRSLLVADMTVSYKLFRETFTSRVTLDPARNEILVEYLDGPFRHLENRWTFTPVDEGTSEVGFFIAYEFKSRALSALMSAMFDRAFRKFSDAFEARADRVYGVG from the coding sequence ATGCCGTCCTTTCAGACCACGCATAAGGTGGGCCATTCGGCCGAGGACATGTTCGCCCTTGTCGCGGATGTGGAGAAATACCCGGAATTCGTGCCGCTGTGCGAGGCGCTGCATGTGCGCGGCCGGCGCGACCTCGACGGGGGACGCAGCCTTCTGGTCGCCGACATGACAGTGTCCTACAAGCTGTTTCGCGAGACCTTCACCAGCCGGGTGACGCTCGATCCGGCGCGCAACGAGATCCTGGTCGAATATCTCGACGGGCCGTTTCGGCATCTGGAAAACCGCTGGACCTTCACGCCCGTGGATGAGGGGACAAGCGAGGTCGGCTTCTTCATTGCCTATGAATTCAAGAGCCGCGCGCTCAGCGCGCTGATGTCGGCGATGTTCGACCGTGCCTTCCGCAAGTTCTCAGACGCCTTCGAGGCACGCGCAGACAGGGTCTACGGCGTTGGGTGA
- the ntrC gene encoding nitrogen regulation protein NR(I) — MPTGTILVADDDAAIRTVLNQALSRAGYTVRLTSNATTLWRWVSSGDGDLVVTDVMMPDENAFDVLPRIKKMRPDLPVIVMSAQNTFMTAIRASEKGAYEYLPKPFDLKELTTIVGRALSEPKRTQVESREEGGDQIPLIGRSPAMQEIYRVLARLMQTDLSVMINGESGTGKELVARALHDYGKRRNGPFVAINMAAIPRDLIEAELFGHEKGAFTGAQQRSAGRFEQADGGTLFLDEIGDMPMEAQTRLLRVLQQGEYTTVGGRVPIRTDVRIVAATNKDLRHLINQGLFREDLYYRLNVVPIRLPPLRERIEDIPDLVRHFFALAEKEGLPPKQIEQAAIDRLRRYRWPGNVRELENLVRRLSALYPQDVISAALIDQELSQPAPTAEEDEDSAPIDLSASVERYLNTYFQAFGDALPPPGLYHRILREVEYPLIGAALAATRGNQIKAAELLGVNRNTLRKKIRDLDVQVIRQNR, encoded by the coding sequence ATGCCCACCGGGACCATCCTCGTTGCCGACGACGACGCGGCCATTCGCACGGTGCTGAACCAGGCCCTGTCGCGGGCCGGCTACACGGTGCGGCTCACGTCGAACGCCACCACCTTGTGGCGGTGGGTCAGTTCCGGCGACGGCGACCTCGTCGTCACCGACGTGATGATGCCGGACGAGAACGCCTTCGACGTTCTGCCGCGCATCAAGAAGATGCGCCCCGATCTGCCGGTGATCGTGATGAGCGCGCAAAACACCTTCATGACCGCGATCCGCGCGTCGGAAAAGGGCGCCTACGAATATCTGCCCAAGCCCTTCGACCTGAAGGAACTCACCACCATCGTCGGCCGCGCGCTGTCGGAGCCCAAGCGCACGCAGGTGGAGAGCCGGGAGGAGGGCGGCGACCAGATCCCGCTGATCGGACGCTCGCCGGCCATGCAGGAGATCTACCGGGTGCTCGCCCGGCTGATGCAGACCGACCTGTCGGTGATGATCAACGGCGAATCGGGCACCGGCAAGGAACTGGTCGCGCGCGCGCTGCACGACTACGGCAAGCGGCGCAACGGTCCCTTCGTGGCGATCAACATGGCGGCCATTCCGCGCGATCTGATCGAGGCGGAGCTTTTCGGCCACGAAAAGGGCGCCTTCACAGGCGCGCAACAGCGCTCCGCCGGTCGCTTCGAGCAGGCCGACGGCGGCACGCTCTTTCTCGACGAGATCGGCGACATGCCGATGGAGGCCCAGACCCGGCTCCTGCGCGTGCTGCAGCAGGGCGAATACACCACCGTCGGCGGCCGCGTGCCGATCCGCACGGACGTGCGCATCGTCGCCGCCACCAACAAGGATCTGCGCCATCTGATCAATCAGGGTCTGTTCCGCGAGGACCTCTATTACCGGCTGAACGTCGTGCCGATCCGCCTTCCGCCGCTGCGCGAGCGCATCGAGGACATTCCCGATCTGGTGCGCCATTTCTTCGCGCTGGCGGAAAAGGAGGGGCTGCCGCCCAAGCAGATCGAGCAGGCGGCCATCGACCGGCTGCGCCGCTACCGCTGGCCGGGCAATGTGCGCGAACTGGAAAACCTGGTTCGCCGGCTCTCCGCGCTCTATCCGCAGGACGTGATCTCGGCCGCGCTGATCGATCAGGAACTCAGCCAGCCGGCGCCGACCGCCGAGGAAGACGAGGACAGCGCGCCCATTGATCTCTCGGCCTCGGTGGAGCGCTACCTCAACACCTACTTCCAGGCTTTCGGCGATGCCCTGCCGCCGCCGGGGCTCTACCATCGCATCCTGCGCGAGGTGGAATATCCGTTGATCGGGGCTGCACTCGCGGCGACGCGCGGCAACCAGATCAAGGCGGCGGAACTGCTCGGCGTCAATCGCAACACGCTGCGCAAGAAGATCCGCGATCTCGACGTGCAGGTGATCCGCCAGAACCGGTGA
- a CDS encoding PAS domain-containing sensor histidine kinase: protein MSASALNTEPGRKGRRLRRLGLVLVIVSLISITATFFVLMGVTPIAPDGVVSQAAMVVNGVLVAILLLLVILEFASLWQARRRGRAAARLHGRIVTLFSVMAAVPALLVAVLATITLDRGLDRWFEDRTRLIIDNALTVAQAYLQEHARVLRGDLIAMASDIDRARAVYDFEPTRFDSFFQTQTTLRALLGAYLMKPDGTVITRVVVNPDADILPPPLEAFDQAAGGEPVIIAPGVSNLVGGVMKLSAYDEMYLYVTRAMDKRVVDYLRLAEDGANQYTRMEQSRFGVQVAFALVYTGVTLVLLLSAVWIGFGFANMLVSPIRRLIGAADQVSKGNLYVQVETDKSAGDLANLGATFNNMTAQLRGQRDALLAANDQIDRRRRFTEAVLSGVTSAVVGIDDSGRISLVNRSARELLDVSESELLDESLTQAVPELAEIIETAMARSDDRMAEAQVSMHRKGRERTVNVRVTSEKSTRSEHGFVVTLDDITDLVTAQRTSAWADVARRIAHEIKNPLTPIQLSAERIRRRYGKRIEEDRAVFDQCVDTIIRQVGDIGRMVDEFSSFARMPKPSMTVSDLRNTVREAAFMQSVANSEISISTEVPEEAVEACFDQRLVGQALTNVVKNAAEAVEALPEDKAGSGRIKVRLTRDEARDRIVIDIIDNGIGLPQENRQRLLEPYMTTREKGTGLGLAIVKKILEDHGGGIELMDAPPDFSQGGGPGATVRLSLAAGLDPAGGAAPETSSDSPAASASTTSRTVATDGL from the coding sequence TTGAGCGCCTCAGCCCTGAACACGGAGCCCGGCCGGAAAGGCCGACGCCTGCGCCGGCTCGGACTGGTGCTGGTCATCGTGTCGCTGATCTCGATCACCGCCACCTTCTTCGTGCTGATGGGCGTCACGCCGATCGCGCCGGACGGCGTCGTGTCGCAGGCTGCGATGGTGGTGAACGGTGTCCTGGTCGCCATCCTTCTGCTGCTGGTGATTCTGGAATTCGCCTCCCTGTGGCAGGCGCGCCGGCGGGGGCGGGCGGCCGCGCGGCTGCACGGGCGCATCGTCACGCTGTTCAGCGTGATGGCCGCGGTGCCGGCGCTGCTGGTTGCCGTGCTGGCCACGATCACGCTCGACCGCGGGCTCGACCGCTGGTTCGAGGATCGAACCCGGCTGATCATCGACAATGCGCTCACCGTCGCCCAGGCCTATCTTCAGGAGCACGCGCGGGTGTTGCGCGGCGATCTCATCGCCATGGCGAGTGACATCGACCGCGCGCGCGCCGTCTACGACTTCGAGCCGACCCGCTTCGATTCGTTCTTCCAGACCCAGACCACCTTGCGGGCGCTGCTCGGCGCCTATCTGATGAAGCCCGACGGGACCGTCATCACCCGCGTCGTCGTCAATCCGGACGCCGACATCCTGCCGCCGCCACTGGAGGCCTTCGACCAGGCGGCCGGCGGCGAGCCGGTGATCATCGCGCCGGGCGTGTCCAATCTGGTCGGCGGCGTGATGAAGCTCTCCGCCTATGACGAGATGTATCTCTATGTCACCCGCGCCATGGACAAGCGGGTGGTCGATTACCTGAGGCTCGCGGAGGACGGCGCCAATCAGTACACGCGCATGGAGCAAAGCCGCTTCGGCGTGCAGGTGGCCTTCGCGCTCGTCTACACCGGCGTGACGCTGGTGCTGCTGCTGTCGGCGGTGTGGATCGGCTTCGGCTTCGCCAACATGCTGGTGTCGCCGATCCGCCGACTGATCGGCGCGGCCGACCAGGTGTCGAAGGGCAATCTCTACGTCCAGGTGGAAACCGACAAGTCGGCCGGCGACCTCGCCAATCTGGGCGCGACCTTCAACAACATGACGGCGCAATTGCGCGGCCAGCGCGACGCGCTGCTCGCCGCCAACGACCAGATCGACCGCCGCCGGCGATTTACCGAGGCGGTTCTTTCGGGCGTGACCTCCGCCGTGGTCGGGATCGACGACAGCGGGCGCATCTCGCTCGTCAACCGCTCGGCGCGCGAGTTGCTCGACGTCAGCGAGAGCGAGTTGCTGGACGAATCGCTGACGCAGGCCGTCCCGGAACTCGCCGAGATCATCGAGACGGCGATGGCGCGCAGCGACGACCGCATGGCGGAGGCGCAGGTCTCCATGCACCGCAAGGGGCGCGAGCGCACCGTCAACGTCCGGGTGACCAGCGAGAAGTCGACGCGCAGCGAGCATGGCTTCGTGGTCACGCTGGACGACATCACCGATCTGGTGACGGCGCAGCGCACCTCCGCCTGGGCCGATGTCGCCCGGCGCATCGCGCATGAGATCAAGAACCCGCTGACCCCGATCCAGCTTTCCGCCGAGCGCATCCGCCGCCGCTACGGCAAGAGAATCGAGGAAGATCGCGCCGTCTTCGACCAATGCGTCGACACGATCATCCGTCAGGTCGGCGACATCGGCCGCATGGTCGACGAGTTCTCGTCCTTCGCGCGCATGCCCAAGCCGTCGATGACGGTGAGCGACCTGCGCAACACGGTGCGCGAGGCCGCCTTCATGCAAAGCGTGGCGAACTCGGAGATCTCGATCTCGACCGAGGTGCCGGAGGAGGCCGTCGAGGCCTGTTTCGACCAGCGTCTGGTCGGTCAGGCGCTGACCAACGTGGTGAAGAACGCGGCCGAGGCGGTCGAGGCCCTGCCGGAGGACAAGGCGGGGAGCGGACGCATCAAGGTCCGGCTGACGCGCGACGAGGCGCGCGATCGCATCGTCATCGACATCATCGACAATGGCATCGGGCTGCCGCAGGAGAACCGCCAGCGCCTGCTCGAGCCCTATATGACGACCCGCGAGAAGGGCACCGGGCTCGGGCTGGCGATCGTCAAGAAGATCCTGGAAGACCATGGCGGCGGCATCGAGCTGATGGACGCGCCGCCCGATTTCTCTCAAGGCGGCGGACCCGGCGCCACGGTGCGGCTCAGCCTCGCCGCCGGGCTCGACCCCGCGGGCGGCGCGGCCCCCGAAACGTCTTCCGACTCCCCCGCCGCATCGGCGTCCACGACATCACGAACGGTTGCGACAGATGGCTTATGA